The following proteins are encoded in a genomic region of Enterocloster clostridioformis:
- a CDS encoding TRAP transporter small permease, translated as MNRLIDKLFHAIDCFTGILTGLMVLFVFLNVVLRTFFNSGLTWSEELARYLFVYVTYIGAISAMHSNAHLGVDTLLSRVSPKVQLALYLVSRLLIAAIMCILVHGAFKMVLQNTQSRTAALGIPYSVLYFGGIITGISIAILAATNIVYALKHPEEITDIVTMHNDDDDIATEAMEQAEELSDEEYVKRLNEQGGK; from the coding sequence ATGAACCGATTAATTGATAAGCTGTTTCACGCGATTGACTGCTTTACAGGGATTCTGACCGGCCTTATGGTGCTGTTTGTATTCCTGAACGTGGTACTGAGGACTTTTTTTAACTCCGGACTTACATGGTCGGAAGAGCTGGCAAGATACCTTTTTGTATATGTTACATATATTGGCGCTATCAGCGCCATGCATTCCAATGCACATTTGGGAGTGGATACCCTGCTGTCCAGGGTCAGCCCAAAGGTTCAGCTGGCCTTGTATCTTGTGTCCAGGCTCCTGATTGCTGCTATCATGTGCATTCTGGTTCATGGGGCATTTAAGATGGTTCTCCAGAATACACAGTCCAGGACCGCAGCTCTTGGTATTCCCTATTCTGTACTTTACTTTGGAGGCATCATAACCGGTATTTCTATTGCCATCCTGGCGGCCACTAATATAGTGTATGCCCTGAAGCATCCTGAGGAGATAACGGACATCGTTACCATGCACAATGATGACGATGATATTGCCACCGAGGCAATGGAACAGGCGGAGGAACTGTCTGATGAAGAATATGTGAAGCGTCTTAATGAGCAGGGAGGTAAATAA
- a CDS encoding TRAP transporter large permease, whose protein sequence is MTLVVFLASLVGSMAIGLPICFSLLFSGVCMMLFMNGFNSQILSQNLFSGADSFSMMAVPFFILAGEFMNRGGITKRIVNAANAMVGHVRGGLGYVSILAILLFASMVGSAVASTAALGAILIPMMVRAGYNRDKSTGLIAAGNILSPIMPPSVPMIIFGVQASVSVTSLFMAGIAPAVYLSASLCILWFFVAKKDKLPTAPRQSRRQVVKSLTDGFWALLLPVFILVGLRSGKFTPTEAGVITAVYALIIGLFVYRELKLSMLMDCLVSAAKSSSVIMFLAAAAMVSSWLMTVGNIPSIVTGILAPFIAHPTLLMLVIAGIVLLVGTSMDVTPTIMILTPVLLPAVRAAGIDVVYFGVVFILNTVMGLLTPPVGTVLNVACSAGKINMERIVKAVWPFLLAEVIILLLLILFPPLVTVPAAFFLGK, encoded by the coding sequence ATGACTTTGGTTGTATTTCTGGCATCACTGGTTGGGTCCATGGCAATCGGCCTGCCCATTTGTTTTTCATTATTGTTCAGCGGCGTCTGCATGATGCTGTTCATGAACGGCTTTAATTCTCAGATTCTGTCCCAGAACCTGTTCTCAGGTGCTGATTCATTTTCCATGATGGCAGTTCCTTTCTTCATATTGGCAGGAGAATTTATGAACAGGGGAGGGATTACCAAACGTATTGTCAATGCCGCCAATGCTATGGTAGGACACGTAAGAGGCGGACTTGGATATGTATCCATTCTGGCCATCCTTCTCTTTGCCAGCATGGTTGGGTCTGCCGTGGCATCCACGGCTGCGCTTGGAGCTATCCTCATCCCTATGATGGTAAGGGCCGGGTATAACAGGGATAAGAGCACCGGGCTTATCGCAGCAGGTAATATTTTATCTCCTATCATGCCGCCCTCCGTTCCCATGATTATCTTCGGTGTACAGGCCAGTGTATCAGTGACAAGCCTCTTTATGGCAGGCATAGCACCGGCAGTCTACCTGTCTGCTTCACTGTGCATTTTGTGGTTTTTCGTTGCTAAGAAGGATAAACTGCCAACAGCTCCCAGGCAGAGCCGGAGGCAGGTAGTAAAATCCCTGACAGACGGATTCTGGGCTCTGCTTCTTCCCGTATTCATTTTGGTTGGATTGAGGAGCGGTAAGTTTACGCCTACAGAGGCAGGAGTCATAACAGCAGTGTATGCCCTGATTATAGGACTGTTTGTGTACAGGGAACTGAAGTTATCCATGCTGATGGACTGTTTGGTATCCGCGGCTAAGTCCTCTTCCGTGATTATGTTCCTGGCCGCTGCAGCCATGGTATCCTCCTGGCTTATGACAGTGGGAAATATACCGTCTATCGTGACAGGAATCCTGGCTCCATTTATAGCCCATCCAACCCTTCTTATGTTGGTTATTGCAGGAATTGTCCTGCTGGTAGGCACATCTATGGACGTGACACCCACTATTATGATATTGACCCCGGTTCTGCTGCCGGCGGTTAGGGCAGCAGGCATTGACGTAGTATATTTCGGAGTGGTGTTCATATTGAATACTGTTATGGGACTTCTTACTCCTCCTGTAGGGACTGTGCTGAATGTGGCGTGCAGTGCCGGAAAGATTAATATGGAGAGGATCGTAAAGGCAGTGTGGCCGTTTCTGCTGGCGGAGGTTATCATCCTTCTTCTTTTGATACTGTTCCCGCCTTTGGTAACAGTACCGGCTGCATTTTTCTTAGGGAAATAA
- a CDS encoding mannitol dehydrogenase family protein has translation MKLTLEGIKDRKVWEEAGISLPSYDVEAVAEATREKPVWVHFGAGNIFRIFIGGIADVLISEGVSGKGITCAETFDFDVIEKIYKPYDNLVLGVALKADGSTDKKVIGSLTEALKAQAGETRDWKRLKDIFADPGLQIASFTITEKGYALKRADGAYFPFIQADIDNGPENAISAMAVMCSLLYERYKAGKAPLAVVSMDNCSHNGEKLQESVTTMAKEWNRREYVEDGFIAYLSDREQVSFPWSMIDKITPRPADSVLAELENSGVEDMTPVITSRNTYIAPFVNAEGPQYLVIEDCFPNGRPALEKAGVYMTDRDTVNKVERMKVTTCLNPLHTALAVYGCVLGYTLIADEMKDPLLNKLVRLIGPGEGMPVVTDPGILSPENFVNEVIDVRIPNPFMPDTPQRIATDTSQKVGIRYGETIKAYVSKYGDAGKLTAIPLAIAGWCRYLLAVDDEGKKFELSADPMVPELTKALEGIVVGRPETYRGQLKSILSNANIFGIDLYEAGIGETVEEMFREEAAGPGAVRAVLKKYLNA, from the coding sequence ATGAAGCTGACATTGGAAGGAATTAAGGACAGGAAGGTGTGGGAGGAGGCCGGCATCAGCCTCCCTTCCTATGATGTGGAGGCTGTGGCAGAAGCGACTCGCGAAAAACCTGTGTGGGTGCACTTTGGTGCGGGCAACATTTTCCGCATTTTTATCGGCGGCATAGCGGATGTGCTGATTTCAGAAGGGGTGAGCGGCAAAGGAATTACATGTGCCGAAACCTTTGACTTTGACGTCATCGAAAAAATTTACAAGCCATATGACAACCTTGTGCTGGGGGTTGCGTTGAAGGCGGACGGTTCCACGGACAAGAAGGTCATCGGCTCTCTTACAGAGGCCCTGAAAGCCCAGGCTGGGGAGACGCGGGACTGGAAGCGGCTGAAGGATATTTTTGCTGATCCGGGGCTTCAGATTGCTTCTTTTACCATTACGGAAAAGGGATACGCTTTAAAGAGGGCGGATGGAGCATATTTTCCATTTATCCAGGCGGATATTGACAATGGGCCGGAAAATGCCATATCGGCCATGGCTGTCATGTGCAGCCTTTTATACGAAAGATATAAAGCCGGAAAAGCGCCTCTGGCAGTGGTATCCATGGACAATTGTTCCCACAACGGAGAAAAGCTTCAGGAATCCGTTACCACCATGGCAAAGGAATGGAACAGGAGAGAGTATGTGGAGGACGGGTTTATCGCATATTTGTCCGATCGCGAGCAGGTATCCTTTCCGTGGTCCATGATTGATAAAATCACGCCGCGCCCGGCTGACTCCGTTCTGGCTGAATTGGAGAACTCAGGAGTGGAAGATATGACTCCGGTCATTACTTCCAGAAACACGTATATTGCGCCCTTTGTAAATGCAGAGGGTCCCCAGTACCTTGTCATAGAAGACTGTTTCCCCAATGGAAGGCCGGCTCTGGAGAAGGCAGGGGTCTATATGACGGATCGGGATACGGTCAATAAGGTGGAACGAATGAAGGTTACCACATGTCTGAATCCGCTTCATACCGCCCTGGCAGTATATGGATGTGTATTGGGATATACCCTGATTGCGGATGAAATGAAGGATCCGCTGCTGAATAAACTGGTGCGCCTGATTGGTCCCGGAGAGGGGATGCCGGTTGTGACTGATCCGGGTATACTATCCCCGGAGAATTTTGTGAACGAGGTTATAGATGTGAGGATACCGAACCCCTTCATGCCTGACACGCCGCAAAGGATTGCCACAGACACGTCCCAGAAGGTAGGAATTCGCTATGGAGAGACCATCAAGGCTTATGTGTCGAAGTATGGAGATGCCGGGAAGCTTACGGCTATTCCGCTTGCCATTGCCGGCTGGTGCAGGTACCTTCTGGCTGTGGATGATGAGGGAAAGAAATTTGAACTCTCGGCGGATCCCATGGTGCCGGAGCTGACAAAAGCTCTGGAGGGAATTGTGGTAGGCCGGCCGGAAACATACAGGGGACAGTTAAAGAGTATCCTGTCCAATGCTAATATTTTTGGAATCGACCTTTATGAGGCAGGAATCGGAGAGACGGTAGAGGAAATGTTCAGGGAGGAGGCCGCAGGGCCGGGAGCAGTGAGAGCAGTGCTTAAAAAATATCTTAATGCATGA